One segment of Rubripirellula amarantea DNA contains the following:
- the xylB gene encoding xylulokinase codes for MSYYLGIDIGTSGTKTLLIDVSGKVIAEANAEYPLEQPKPGWTQQDPEHWWKATVSTVREVMKASKVKPEAVKAIGLSGQMHGSVFLDKDDNVIRPALLWNDQRTAAQCEEITAKAGGRNALIKLVANPALTGFQAPKILWLRDNEKRNFDRLAKVLLPKDEIRRRLTGDYVTEVSDASGTLLLDVVKRKWSTKLLSKIELDAALLPRVVESDEVTGTLTSQAAKQLGLTTDCKVVGGAGDCAAGAVGNGVVKSGVLSTSIGTSGVMFVHSDEPQYDAAGRLHTFCHAVNGKWHMMGVNLTSGGALQWWVDSVVQGLAGIPEKSRYEAATREAEKVAAGSNGLLFLPYLNGERTPHADPNARGSFVGLNTTHTRGHLTRCVMEGITFALRDSLAIIESLDVPVKQVRASGGGSKNPMWRQMQADVFGKKITTLEVEQGPAFGVALLAAVGDGAYRNVEAACKATIKVADETKPDRSAVKRYDELFPIYRDLYASLKDSMNKLADIQGR; via the coding sequence ATGAGTTACTACCTCGGCATCGACATTGGGACCAGCGGCACCAAAACGCTTTTGATTGACGTTAGCGGCAAGGTGATTGCAGAAGCGAATGCCGAGTATCCGCTTGAACAACCCAAGCCAGGTTGGACTCAGCAAGATCCGGAACACTGGTGGAAAGCGACTGTGTCGACGGTTCGCGAAGTGATGAAGGCCAGCAAGGTTAAGCCGGAGGCTGTCAAAGCGATCGGATTGAGCGGGCAAATGCATGGGTCGGTTTTCCTGGACAAGGACGATAACGTGATCCGCCCTGCTCTGCTTTGGAACGACCAACGCACTGCGGCTCAGTGTGAAGAGATCACGGCTAAAGCCGGAGGTCGGAACGCGTTGATCAAGTTGGTTGCCAACCCAGCCTTGACGGGCTTTCAAGCTCCCAAGATTCTTTGGTTGCGAGACAACGAAAAACGCAACTTCGATCGTCTCGCGAAAGTGTTGCTTCCCAAGGACGAGATCAGGCGTCGCCTAACGGGCGATTACGTTACCGAAGTTAGCGATGCCAGCGGCACGCTCTTGCTTGATGTGGTAAAGCGAAAGTGGTCTACCAAACTGCTCAGCAAAATCGAACTCGATGCCGCCTTGCTGCCTCGAGTGGTTGAAAGCGATGAAGTCACCGGCACGCTCACTAGCCAAGCTGCGAAACAGCTTGGATTGACTACCGATTGCAAGGTCGTCGGGGGTGCCGGCGATTGCGCCGCTGGAGCGGTCGGAAATGGCGTCGTCAAATCCGGCGTGCTCAGTACCTCGATCGGTACCAGCGGAGTCATGTTCGTTCACAGCGACGAGCCTCAATACGATGCAGCAGGTCGGCTTCATACGTTCTGCCATGCAGTGAACGGCAAGTGGCACATGATGGGTGTGAACCTCACTAGTGGCGGTGCCTTGCAATGGTGGGTTGATTCGGTTGTTCAAGGTCTAGCTGGGATTCCCGAAAAGTCTCGTTACGAGGCGGCGACTCGGGAAGCCGAAAAGGTTGCCGCAGGAAGCAACGGTTTACTGTTCTTGCCATACCTCAATGGCGAACGTACACCGCACGCTGACCCGAACGCACGAGGTAGTTTTGTGGGACTCAACACAACGCATACTCGCGGGCATCTGACTCGATGTGTGATGGAAGGAATCACTTTCGCGCTTCGGGACAGTTTAGCAATCATCGAATCGCTTGACGTGCCGGTTAAGCAGGTGCGAGCTTCAGGTGGCGGAAGCAAGAATCCAATGTGGCGACAAATGCAAGCCGATGTATTTGGGAAGAAAATCACCACGTTGGAGGTCGAGCAAGGTCCCGCGTTCGGCGTGGCTCTGCTTGCGGCCGTAGGTGATGGTGCCTATCGCAACGTCGAGGCAGCCTGCAAAGCTACGATCAAAGTGGCTGATGAAACGAAACCCGACCGTTCGGCAGTAAAACGATATGACGAGCTTTTCCCCATTTATCGCGACCTGTATGCAAGTCTGAAGGATTCGATGAACAAGCTCGCTGATATTCAGGGTCGGTAG
- a CDS encoding sulfatase family protein: MKRPFWLCATLLVLFFSIAGEFHPLSAAERNVLFIITDDESPTLGCYGDKAAVTPAIDAVAADGLIFRNAFATTASCSASRSVVMSGLHNHRNGQFGHEHHYHKFASFHDVARLALPRVMERAGYRTGRIGKYHVAPESVYHYETVLNANSRSPVEMAETSRAFLTETDDDRPFFFYFATSDPHRGGGIDKTSKSELKPDLFGNKPNRKSYPEIEEVFFNPEDVIVPAFLPDTPETREELAQYYQSCARVDQGVARLIKILKDAELFDKTMIVFTADHGMAFAGGKTTVYEGGLRVPMVVRDPYQFQRGVESDALISHIDITPTLLDFAGGLDTEANAPKNPLNVKKFWNERDEAVAENRNGGMPFDQYHGKSWMHCLANPDDDHHEQIFASHTFHEIQMYYPMRVIRDAKYKLIWNIAHPLPYPFASDLWSASSWQAQLAKGQDAPYGNKTVGEYVHRPEFELFDIARDPDETTNLATSPGHQDILELYQAKLKKMQQDYDDPWVMKWDYE, encoded by the coding sequence ATGAAACGCCCGTTCTGGCTTTGCGCTACCCTCCTTGTTCTGTTCTTTTCCATCGCCGGTGAATTTCATCCACTTTCGGCAGCCGAACGCAATGTGCTTTTTATCATCACGGATGACGAAAGCCCGACACTAGGATGTTACGGAGACAAAGCTGCCGTGACGCCGGCGATAGATGCAGTAGCCGCCGATGGATTGATTTTCCGAAACGCCTTTGCCACCACCGCGTCGTGTAGTGCTTCTCGAAGCGTTGTGATGAGTGGATTGCACAATCACCGAAACGGTCAATTTGGGCACGAACATCACTACCACAAATTTGCATCGTTCCATGATGTTGCAAGACTAGCCCTGCCACGAGTGATGGAGCGTGCAGGCTACCGAACGGGCCGAATAGGAAAGTACCACGTCGCTCCGGAATCGGTCTATCACTACGAAACGGTACTCAATGCCAATTCAAGAAGCCCGGTAGAAATGGCCGAGACCAGCCGAGCGTTTTTGACTGAAACCGACGACGATCGACCGTTCTTCTTTTACTTTGCCACATCGGATCCCCATCGCGGTGGTGGGATCGACAAGACTTCTAAGTCTGAACTAAAGCCTGATTTGTTTGGTAACAAACCCAACCGCAAATCGTACCCCGAGATTGAAGAGGTGTTCTTCAATCCCGAGGACGTGATTGTGCCTGCGTTCTTACCGGACACCCCCGAGACAAGAGAAGAGCTTGCGCAGTACTACCAATCGTGTGCGCGCGTGGACCAGGGTGTTGCTCGCTTGATCAAGATTCTCAAGGACGCTGAACTTTTTGACAAAACGATGATCGTATTCACCGCTGATCACGGAATGGCGTTCGCCGGTGGTAAGACAACGGTTTACGAAGGTGGGCTACGAGTTCCGATGGTGGTTCGGGATCCCTATCAATTCCAACGAGGTGTTGAATCCGATGCTTTGATCAGTCACATCGATATCACGCCTACCTTGCTTGATTTCGCAGGTGGCCTAGATACCGAAGCGAACGCCCCTAAGAACCCATTGAACGTCAAGAAATTCTGGAACGAACGTGACGAGGCCGTTGCCGAAAACCGCAATGGCGGCATGCCGTTTGACCAATACCACGGCAAGTCGTGGATGCACTGCTTGGCAAATCCTGATGACGATCATCACGAACAAATTTTCGCGTCTCACACGTTTCACGAGATCCAAATGTACTACCCGATGCGAGTGATTCGGGATGCCAAGTACAAGTTAATCTGGAACATCGCGCACCCTCTTCCTTACCCGTTTGCTTCGGATCTATGGTCGGCTAGTAGCTGGCAAGCTCAACTCGCCAAGGGTCAGGACGCTCCTTACGGCAACAAAACCGTCGGCGAATACGTTCACCGACCCGAGTTCGAACTTTTTGACATTGCCCGTGACCCCGATGAGACGACCAATCTTGCGACGAGCCCCGGGCATCAAGACATTCTGGAGCTCTACCAAGCGAAGCTCAAGAAAATGCAGCAGGACTACGATGATCCGTGGGTGATGAAATGGGACTATGAATAG
- a CDS encoding bL17 family ribosomal protein, with translation MRHRRRGRTLGRSPSHRKAMLKNLASALFLTERDATYDDNAPKAPGRITTTLHKAKEVRPLVEKCITIAKKTLPNVEEARKYETKADRGSDAYKQWRKSDDWQKWSAARAPVVAARRRVIQLIGDKEAAKILFDTIAERFADRPGGYTRVLKLAMPRLGDNGPRAILELVGKNDRVKRKAEKPSFDDAPATKSEEPAAEAEA, from the coding sequence ATGCGTCACCGACGACGAGGCCGGACCCTCGGCCGCAGCCCAAGCCACCGCAAGGCTATGCTTAAGAACCTTGCCAGCGCTCTGTTTTTGACCGAGCGTGATGCCACTTACGACGACAATGCGCCTAAAGCACCCGGTCGAATCACGACCACGCTTCATAAGGCGAAGGAAGTCCGTCCTTTGGTCGAGAAGTGCATTACGATTGCCAAGAAGACATTGCCAAACGTGGAAGAGGCTCGCAAGTACGAGACCAAAGCCGACCGTGGCAGCGATGCTTACAAGCAGTGGCGTAAGAGCGATGATTGGCAAAAGTGGTCCGCCGCTCGTGCACCCGTCGTCGCCGCTCGACGCCGTGTCATTCAGCTCATTGGTGACAAGGAAGCAGCCAAGATTCTTTTCGATACCATCGCTGAACGCTTTGCGGATCGACCAGGCGGATACACTCGCGTGTTGAAGTTGGCGATGCCACGACTTGGTGACAATGGTCCACGAGCGATCCTTGAACTGGTTGGTAAGAATGATCGAGTGAAGCGCAAGGCCGAAAAGCCATCGTTCGATGACGCCCCAGCCACAAAGAGCGAAGAGCCTGCGGCTGAAGCAGAAGCCTAG
- a CDS encoding ThuA domain-containing protein, translating into MRFLACFLFAVTAFSISAQTFAQDKLRVLIIDGQNNHVRWPKTTMMMKSFLEDSGRFTVDIARTQFTWKGGDLLKEFPLEDGKEYQDLPEPKSDPDFKPEFANYDVVLSNFGWKAAPWPQETQDALEEYVAGGGGMVIVHAADNSFGQWEEFNKMIGLGGWDGRNEKSGPYVYYDEDGKIVRDESAGSGGSHGPQHEYQIVIRDPDHPITKGLPRAWMHAKDELYQQLRGPANNMSILATAYADPQMKGTGRHEPMLMTIDYKQGRIFHTPMGDNDGSMECVGFITTLVRGTEWAATGKVTLTDTPEDFPTSTDVKVRKFETAVAN; encoded by the coding sequence ATGCGATTTCTTGCCTGTTTTCTGTTTGCGGTAACCGCCTTTTCAATTTCAGCGCAAACGTTCGCGCAAGACAAGCTGAGGGTGCTGATCATTGACGGTCAAAACAATCACGTGCGTTGGCCCAAAACAACCATGATGATGAAGTCGTTTCTTGAAGACAGTGGCCGGTTTACCGTTGATATTGCGAGAACTCAATTCACGTGGAAAGGCGGAGATTTATTGAAAGAGTTTCCGTTGGAAGACGGCAAGGAATACCAAGATCTACCAGAGCCAAAATCCGATCCTGATTTTAAGCCTGAATTCGCAAACTACGACGTCGTGCTGAGCAATTTTGGATGGAAAGCAGCTCCGTGGCCCCAAGAAACTCAGGACGCGCTGGAAGAGTATGTTGCCGGTGGTGGCGGAATGGTCATTGTTCATGCCGCGGACAATTCGTTTGGCCAATGGGAAGAGTTCAATAAGATGATCGGTCTCGGTGGCTGGGATGGACGCAATGAGAAGTCAGGCCCCTATGTCTACTACGACGAGGACGGCAAGATCGTCCGTGACGAGTCGGCGGGAAGCGGTGGGTCGCACGGTCCGCAACACGAATACCAAATTGTTATTCGCGATCCGGACCACCCGATCACCAAGGGTTTGCCTCGCGCGTGGATGCATGCCAAGGATGAACTCTATCAGCAGCTTCGCGGACCAGCCAATAACATGTCGATCTTGGCAACCGCCTACGCCGATCCTCAAATGAAGGGAACGGGCCGTCACGAGCCCATGTTGATGACGATCGACTACAAACAAGGCCGAATCTTTCATACTCCTATGGGTGACAATGATGGGTCGATGGAGTGTGTTGGATTCATCACCACGTTGGTGCGTGGCACCGAGTGGGCAGCGACCGGAAAGGTCACGCTCACCGACACACCAGAGGATTTCCCAACCAGCACCGACGTGAAGGTTCGCAAGTTTGAGACAGCGGTCGCTAATTGA
- a CDS encoding extracellular solute-binding protein, whose protein sequence is MLSNLHQKPPVAKDNDQAAFPPGNIPRLNRRNWLTVTAAASCGLMVGCPQPTTPEQSETKIPPTSSTVPLRILMVADDSTADVIRRGWAAVSEQPLTIEVMGKGSRLDSFDVDQLLEAAKKSDILWVPHFAIPDLVAAGGVDSFKDDSTLDAVNAMLPAIRNGLTQYAGEVHCIPLGPTLPVVMSVDSVASIQSWQGYDKAVTETWKGKAAEPTSEGWAGMMFLWRCGNIVDRWLFDQNNFDPLITGDDYVAVLEQMKQTHDRYEIKDLSPSEITAMVAGGELRGGISYPIDSQSSNSSALDVTALPRRVDDKITDDVEEALRATSSSEHFSVLFDAMTPVLAISASCRQTASSKTFISWITGGESSGNSRRELPAVFPNTPRIASSESSDGFEYAATRDRILAQPLTLPGLTVLNAPSYYQAIDHAVRACLYQDQPAKNALAEAASTWSKLTDEIGMQQQLKAWRRSRGLRA, encoded by the coding sequence GTGTTATCGAATCTTCACCAGAAGCCCCCTGTTGCGAAAGACAACGACCAAGCCGCGTTCCCGCCAGGAAACATCCCCAGACTTAATCGCCGAAACTGGCTGACGGTTACCGCAGCAGCTTCCTGCGGGCTGATGGTAGGCTGCCCTCAACCAACCACGCCCGAGCAGTCCGAAACTAAAATCCCGCCGACTAGCTCTACGGTGCCGTTACGGATTTTGATGGTGGCAGATGATTCAACCGCCGACGTCATCCGGCGCGGCTGGGCGGCGGTGTCCGAACAACCCTTGACCATCGAAGTGATGGGAAAGGGCAGTCGGTTAGACTCGTTTGACGTAGACCAGCTACTTGAAGCGGCAAAGAAAAGCGACATCTTGTGGGTTCCGCATTTCGCCATCCCGGATTTGGTGGCTGCCGGCGGGGTTGATTCATTCAAAGACGATTCCACACTCGATGCAGTCAATGCAATGCTGCCTGCTATTCGAAATGGCCTCACCCAGTACGCTGGCGAAGTCCATTGCATCCCACTGGGTCCCACCCTTCCGGTTGTGATGTCAGTCGATTCAGTCGCCAGTATTCAATCTTGGCAGGGCTACGACAAAGCAGTGACAGAAACCTGGAAGGGTAAAGCTGCCGAGCCTACTTCCGAAGGCTGGGCTGGCATGATGTTCCTATGGCGTTGTGGAAACATAGTCGATCGTTGGTTGTTCGACCAAAACAACTTCGACCCACTCATCACCGGTGATGACTACGTGGCCGTGCTGGAACAAATGAAACAGACCCATGACCGGTACGAAATAAAAGACCTAAGCCCATCCGAAATCACAGCGATGGTTGCTGGTGGTGAACTTCGCGGCGGGATTAGTTATCCGATTGACAGTCAGTCGAGTAATTCATCGGCGCTTGACGTAACCGCACTGCCACGGCGCGTGGACGATAAAATTACCGACGATGTAGAGGAAGCGCTAAGAGCGACAAGTTCAAGCGAGCACTTTAGCGTGCTGTTCGATGCGATGACGCCCGTTTTAGCAATTTCGGCAAGTTGCCGACAAACAGCCTCGTCCAAGACTTTCATTAGCTGGATCACAGGCGGCGAGAGCAGTGGTAACTCGCGACGTGAGTTGCCCGCCGTGTTCCCTAACACGCCAAGAATCGCCTCGTCGGAATCATCCGATGGTTTTGAATACGCGGCAACCCGAGATCGGATACTGGCTCAGCCTTTGACGCTGCCAGGACTAACAGTGCTCAACGCACCAAGCTACTACCAAGCGATCGACCATGCGGTTCGAGCGTGTTTGTATCAAGACCAACCCGCTAAGAATGCACTCGCCGAAGCCGCTTCGACGTGGTCCAAGCTGACCGATGAAATCGGGATGCAGCAGCAGCTCAAAGCTTGGCGAAGGTCGCGTGGACTGCGAGCGTAA
- a CDS encoding DNA-directed RNA polymerase subunit alpha, with product MTMHIRWRGMELPSNLEVDRDTLTSSYGKFTAEPFERGFGASVGNSLRRVLLSSLMGSAVTQIKIRGAQHEFTSIPGVVEDVTQIVLNVKSLVVRNHSEATRVITIESNKAGVITGADVQTDSDVEVINKDHVIATLTADVDFMVEMVVENGRGYVPSTEHSTVDHEIGIIPIDAVFSPITRVRYEVEETRVGQKTNYDRLNLEIWTDGSVSPELSLVEAAKILRKHLNPFVQYRELGPSIFSAARGGAGSPEAQLEAKLNMTLADMRLSVRANNCLESENIQTVRDLVQRTEDSLLEVRNFGDTTLNEVREKLSQYGLHLGMRVPNQPMF from the coding sequence ATGACGATGCACATTCGTTGGCGAGGCATGGAACTTCCAAGCAATTTGGAAGTTGATCGTGATACCCTGACATCCAGCTACGGTAAGTTCACCGCTGAACCTTTCGAGCGCGGCTTTGGTGCAAGCGTTGGTAATAGTCTTCGTCGCGTGCTCTTGAGCAGCCTGATGGGAAGTGCCGTCACGCAGATCAAGATTCGCGGTGCTCAGCATGAATTCACCTCGATCCCGGGTGTCGTAGAAGACGTTACGCAGATCGTTTTGAACGTGAAGAGCCTTGTTGTGCGCAATCACAGCGAAGCGACTCGCGTGATCACGATCGAAAGCAACAAGGCCGGTGTCATCACCGGAGCCGACGTGCAAACCGATTCTGATGTTGAAGTCATCAACAAAGATCACGTCATTGCAACGCTGACCGCCGATGTGGATTTCATGGTCGAAATGGTCGTCGAGAACGGTCGCGGTTATGTGCCAAGCACCGAGCACAGCACCGTTGATCACGAAATCGGAATCATTCCAATCGACGCCGTGTTCAGTCCTATCACTCGAGTTCGATACGAAGTTGAAGAGACTCGAGTTGGTCAGAAGACGAACTACGACCGATTGAATTTAGAGATCTGGACCGACGGTAGCGTCAGCCCCGAGCTTTCACTTGTCGAAGCAGCGAAGATCCTTCGCAAGCACCTCAATCCTTTCGTGCAATACCGCGAGCTTGGACCGAGCATTTTCTCGGCCGCACGTGGCGGTGCCGGTTCGCCTGAGGCACAGCTTGAGGCGAAGTTGAACATGACGCTCGCTGACATGCGATTGTCGGTGCGTGCAAATAACTGTCTCGAAAGTGAGAACATTCAAACTGTGCGTGACTTGGTGCAACGCACCGAAGATTCGCTCTTGGAAGTTCGCAACTTCGGCGACACGACGCTCAATGAAGTCCGGGAAAAGCTTAGCCAGTACGGCTTGCACCTCGGAATGAGAGTTCCTAACCAGCCAATGTTTTAA